The genomic DNA GACAGCGGGCATCCAACCTCCTTCCGCTGCCGGACGGCTTCGACGTGGGACGAACCTCGTCAGAACGGGGGTACCTCTTCCGGTCCGTGGACAGAGCGGGCGTTTGGATCCGCGCCCGCCAGTTCCAGGAAGGGCTCGGTCCGGTAGACCCGGCCGGTGGGCGAAGTCCATTCCAACACCCCCGGCGAAGGTTGGCAGGCCTTCCAATAACCCAGAGTCTTGAACCGGTGATGCCTCCGGCACAGGTGAGCCAGGTTCGAATGCTCAGTGTTCCCGCCCTTGGCCCAATCTTTGGTGTGGTCAATCTCGGTCACCCCGGTACTGACCCGGCATCCCGGGAACCGGCAGGTCCCGTCCCGTGCCCGGAGCCAGCGGGCGAGTCCGGCGGGGACTTTCCGGCGCCTGCCCACACCCAGGATCTCTCCGGTGCGCGGATCCCGGACGAGTCCGGTCCAGCGGGTAGCGTTGCGAGCCAGCCGGCGGGCCGCTTCGGCGCTGATGGGTCCGTAGCCGTGGAGCTCGGCGGGTTCCTCGTCAGCACCGAAGAGGGTTTCAGCGCTGATCAGCACCATGATCTCGGCCCGCGGGATGCTGCCAATATCGTCCGGATCGGTGAGCCCGGCACCGGTTTTGTCTTCGTGGCCTCCACCGTCGGGCCTGCCCGGGTGATCTCCACCGTCGGTGCAGCCCGTGTGACCAGCACCGTCGGCCGCGCCTGCGTGCCCTCCACAGCCGGGCCTGCCCGCGCGCTGGCTGCGGGCTGATCCCATGCCGCCCATCAGCAGTTGGGCCAGGATGTCGGCACGCAACTGGTCCCTGCTCCGCGGGTCCCCGTCCGCCTGTTCTCCCTGGGCGGAGGTGCTCAGGGCAGTGTAAATCTGCTGGGCTTCCGGTGCCGGCAGAAGGGCCGAGAGCCAGGACATGCCGTCCTCAACCGGATCCAGGGTGACCTTCCGTTTCTCGAACGCGCTTTGGTGCCGAGCAGGAATGGTTTGCGGATATTTCTTCTCCCGCAGTCTGCGGGCTTTGGCGGAGAACTGTGCCCGGGTCTGACCTTCGGCAGCGCTGAGCAGGTCCGCTTCGAGTTCCGGCAGGTCAGCAGCGGGAACGTTCTCGCACTGCTCCAGAACCACTTGCGCATGCGGGTAGCCGAGCGTGCCTTCCTCCAGGGCGGTGAGGGTGGCGGCGTGCGGGCCGCAGAGCCTGCAGGCCTCGTCCATCAGCCGTTGTGCCGTCATTTGCGGGACTCTTAGGATGGCCGCGCACTCGGCGGAGGCGAGGCTGAAGGCCATGCCCGGTTCCAGCCGGCCGGAGGCTTCCCGGTAGCTGTCCCGGAAGGCCTCCTGCATGCGGTTCATCAGCCGGGCTTGCTGCGCCTGCGCCCAGGCAATCAAATGTGCCATTCGGCCCAGAGCTTCGCCCGTGGTCACTTCGTCGCAGGACTCAAGATTCGCCAGAGCCAGGGTTCCGGTAAATCCGTCCGGATAAATGTTGCCTGAGCATTCCGCATTGCCGGGGGCGCCCGCGGGACTGGTGGAAGCAGTGCCGCTGGCTGTACGCGTGGAACTTGCAGCGGGCATGGCATCTGAAGCTAAGGGACTGGCTGCACCCATGGGACTCTCGGCGGGCATGGCGTCCGCGGACCGTGCGACAGCTTCGCCTGCAGGGTCGGCACGATATACCGCGAGACTGGTCGGGGCCGGGGACGGTTTCCCGGGCGCATCCGCATTGTCGGCCGCCCCTTCCCGTGGAAGGTCCGTGCCGGCCGGTATTCCGGTTCCGCACCCGGATTTCCTGTCCTGATCCATGCTTCAGGATTTCATCCGGCACTGACATTTCAGGGTCAAAAACCGGCGCAAAACGGCACCTCGGAAAACTCCAGATACCCGTCTTTTTGCCAGCCGCTACCTGCCCGAAGCGGATTGGACAGCGCTCGAGAATTTCCGGCGCATAAAGACCTGGGAGGCTCCCCCGCTACGGTTCCTCGCATCCCCCGCCAGGAATCCCGGCGACGTGTCCTATGAGCCCGCGCACCATCCTGGACCTTCTCCACATTTCGCCTCAGCCTGCGAGGTTTTCCCCGACCCGCGGAAACCTGCTAAGCTTCTTGAGTCCCACAGGACGTCCGGTTTACCGGTGTCCTTGCCCTC from Arthrobacter zhangbolii includes the following:
- a CDS encoding HNH endonuclease signature motif containing protein; the encoded protein is MPAASSTRTASGTASTSPAGAPGNAECSGNIYPDGFTGTLALANLESCDEVTTGEALGRMAHLIAWAQAQQARLMNRMQEAFRDSYREASGRLEPGMAFSLASAECAAILRVPQMTAQRLMDEACRLCGPHAATLTALEEGTLGYPHAQVVLEQCENVPAADLPELEADLLSAAEGQTRAQFSAKARRLREKKYPQTIPARHQSAFEKRKVTLDPVEDGMSWLSALLPAPEAQQIYTALSTSAQGEQADGDPRSRDQLRADILAQLLMGGMGSARSQRAGRPGCGGHAGAADGAGHTGCTDGGDHPGRPDGGGHEDKTGAGLTDPDDIGSIPRAEIMVLISAETLFGADEEPAELHGYGPISAEAARRLARNATRWTGLVRDPRTGEILGVGRRRKVPAGLARWLRARDGTCRFPGCRVSTGVTEIDHTKDWAKGGNTEHSNLAHLCRRHHRFKTLGYWKACQPSPGVLEWTSPTGRVYRTEPFLELAGADPNARSVHGPEEVPPF